One Leptodactylus fuscus isolate aLepFus1 chromosome 11, aLepFus1.hap2, whole genome shotgun sequence genomic window, GTATTTCAACTGGAGACTTCATTATCAAGTCAAAGTCGGTGGTGGTTGGCAACGTAGTTATTGTAAAGTGTGTGAATCCCTGAGAAGTGGGCCACATTACCAAGTAATTCCCAGTATCTCCAAGTGGTTTCTGAACAATTCTGTTTTTATCTCCTAAAGTATCAGAGGATGTTGTTGATATTGTGTTGTAGGCAGCTATTCTATACGTGGCATTAATGTGGGGAACATATTGTCAAGGCTGTCATTTTCTAGGCCAGTTTTGATATCTCCTGCAACCCATCAACCCACACCATGCCTCCTTATCGGAAAGTCACGAGAGAGCTGAAGATCTACAATTTGAGCGTCAAACTTCGGGAAAATGACATTAAAAGAAAATCAAAGACCTACACTTGGCCACATTTAGGGCTAGAAAATTGGTGAAGGGTGTTTATAAATCTTCCAAAATGGCGTCAATTGGAGGACAACTGAGATACGGAAACTGGTGGAATCACATGTGAAATAACTACAACATGAGTTCGGTGGATAGTGGGGGAAGGTGACTTTTTTAGAGGGTGGAGGAGAGGTACTAGGTGGTGCTGTTCTgtggtggaggagaggagaggtactaggtggtgctgttctgtggtggaggagaggagaggtactaggtggcgctgttctgtggtggaggagaggagaggtactaggtggtgctgttctgtggtggaggagaggagaggtactaGGTGGTGCTGTTCTGTGGTGGAGGAGAGCAGAGGTACTAGGTGGTGCTGTTCTGTGGTGGAGGAGAGGAAAGGTACTAGGTGGCGCTGTTCTGTGGTAGAGGAGAGGTACTAGGTGGTGCTGTTCTgtggtggaggagaggagaggtactaGGGGGTGCTGTTCTGTGGTAGAGGAGAGGTACTAGGTGGCGCTGTTCTgtggtggaggagaggagaggtactaggtggtgctgttctgtggtggaggagaggagaggtactaggtggtgctgttctgtggtggaggagaggagaggtactaggtggcgctgttctgtggtggaggagaggagaggtactaggtggtgctgttctgtggtggaggagaggagaggtactaggtggtgctgttctgtggtggaggagaggagaggtactaGGTGGTGCTGTTCTGTGGTAGAGGAGAGGTACTAGGTGGCGCTGTTCTgtggtggaggagaggagaggtactaggtggtgctgttctgtggtggaggagaggagaggtactaggtggtgctgttctgtggtggaggagaggagaggtactaggtggcgctgttctgtggtggaggagaggagaggtactaggtggtgctgttctgtggtggaggagaggagaggtactaggtggtgctgttctgtggtggaggagaggagaggtactaGGTGGTGCTGTTCTGTGGTAGAGGAGAGGTACTAGGTGGCGCTGTTCTgtggtggaggagaggagaggtactaGGTGGTGCTGTTCTGTGGTAGAGGAGAGGTACTAGGTGGCGCTGTTCTgtggtggaggagaggagaggtattaGGTGGTGCTGTTCTGTGGTGGAGGAGAGCAGAGGTACTAGGTGGTGCTGTTCTgtggtggaggagaggagaggtactaggtggcgctgttctgtggtggaggagaggagaggtactaggtggtgctgttctgtgggggaggagaggtactaggtggcgctgttctgtggtggaggagaggagaggtactaggtggcgctgttctgtggtggaggagaggagaggtactaggtggtgctgttctgtggtggaggagaagagaggtactaggtggcgctgttctgtggtggaggagaggagaggtattaggtggcgctgttctgtggtggaggagaggagaggtactaggtggtgctgttctgtggtggaggagaggagaggtactagggggtgctgttctgtggtggaggagaggagaggtactaggtggcgctgttctgtggtggaggagaggagaggtactaggtggtgctgttctgtggtggaggagaggagaggtactaggtggcgctgttctgtggtggaggagaggaaaggtactaggtggcgctgttctgtggtggaggagaggagagatactaggtggtgctgttctgtggtggaggagaggagaggtactaggtggcgctgttctgtggtggaggagaggagaggtactaggtggtgctgttctgtggtggaggagaggagagatactaggtggcgctgttctgtggtggaggagaggaaaggtactaggtggcgctgttctgtggtggaggagaggaaaggtactaggtggcgctgttctgtggtggaggagaggagagatactaggtggcgctgttctgtggtggaggagaggagaggtactaggtggcgctgttctgtggtggaggagaggtactaggtggcgctgttctgtggtggaggagaggagagatactaggtggtgctgttctgtggtggaggagaggagagatactaggtggtgctgttctgtggtggaggagaggagaggtactaggtggtgctgttctgtggtggaggagaggagagatactaggtggtgctgttctgtggtggaggagaggagaggtactaggtggtgctgttctgtggtggaggagaggagaggtactagggggtgctgttctgtggtggaggagaggagaggtactaggtggtgctgttctgtggtggaggagaggagaggtactaggtggtgctgttctgtggtggaggagaggagaggtactaGGTGGTGCTGTTCTGTGGGGGAGGAATTTGCTAATAGAATTGTTGAGAAGGGATAAAGGGGGAGGCATATTATAGCAAGGGCTATGTGCTGTGTCAAAAAGGTTGTCATTGAAGGGTGCAAAGGTGGAACTCTAGGTGTGTGGCATCTCTGTACGGTAGGATTTCCCCAGAAAAATGTCATTGTCTGTGTAGAAGACATACAGATGACAAGCAGAAGTGGCAACCTAAGCTCCTTTGCTCAGTAACTCAATGGGTTGTTGTCCCCCAGGTGGGCTCTCTGCTCATTCGGAGCTGGTAAGGTCCTATAGCACTGCTTGGCTATCCCCGACAGcaatgttggactggcccaccagagtaccggAGGATCCTTCAGTAGACTCAGGCTCTAAAATAGCAacaccacccctgctacctcttgtgtcaccccctctacctcatagattgtaagctcttgcgagcagggccctcagtcccattgtgtgaaatgactttctttgtaatgtatctgtctgtatttgaaccctacaaattgtacagcgctgcggaatatattggcgctatagaaataaaatgtattattattattatcgagTAGATGACCACCAAATTTGGAGGGGGTACTATTTACTTGAAGTTGTTGGAAGGCAGATCTccagaataattttatctggtTGGCCTAAGCAACCTCAGCCCAACACTGTCCAGCAGTTGCCGAATAACTAGAATTTGACAAATGTTCaatttttatttgtttctttGCTAGTTAAATTGTGTCACTTGTGTCTACTGAAAACACTGTCCACCATTCAAAGTCCATGAGACTACAACTTATTTTCATGAGGGTTCCAGCAGTTGGACCTGCACAGAACAGAGACTTAGTTCCTAGTCTGTCGATAGGTAATAAGTGATGGtcttgggaaaactcctttagtatGTCCTAACATTGTATTAGACCTAAGGTTTTCTATAGCAGATGCTTCCTTTAGACTTCATGTTCTCTTTAGAGAAGGACACTTTATTAATATTGCAACAACCACATTGGCAATTGTGTCTGTCTGTTGTGCAGTAGAGCAGTTGCATATGTAGTGTTTAAACATGAATGACGTGGTCATGTCTGCAGGCCaacagtctgggccacaaaatatggaacaggtcctattcctgtctgattttgcggccctgcttctgAGACTCCTATTCATTGACATCCACGTGTCCCCGGTGCGCCGCCTGTGCCATTAGTTCATGGCAGCCAGTTAGGACACAGTCGTGGGATGGGGTGTTGAtctgaaaaaatatttatttcttaGTCTGAAGCATTGACCAATGGGATTGGGTCAGTAGTGAATATCTCACGTGTTTTATCCAATATATAAAATAGGCCAAAACCACTTGAAAGTGGAAGGGGGAGTTCACGCATAAGAATTTGATGCTGGAATTAGAAGTAGAAACAGACGTGGATATTGGCACTGAATCtgaagctgattttgatgctgaatttaaAAGCGGAATTTGAAAGTGCCCCTGTATTTTACTTTCATTTGGGAAGGGCCAAATTCCAAATTATGTGAGTGAATTTTGACAAATTCCATGCCAAAGGATTTTccaactcccattcatttcccaTTGAAAAATCAGATTGCAGAAAAATGAAtctactgcctcccattgaaatggatggaAGGCAGATTTCAGGCGgactttgaggcagattccacaccaaattcagcgtcaaattcctatgtgtgaagaCCCCCTGACTTTGTAGAAGTATCTCCAAGCTAGATGCACAATGCCGGCGTTCTTTACTCTTGCTCACAAGGGTGGCGTGGTATAATCAGTGGGGTAATAGATAATGTCCTCCCCAAGAAGCAGCATCATGAACTGAAGGTTATAATAAGatttaataattattataaaagTCACTTACAGTTCcttccactaggtgtctccctttttgctgttcactccttgtTACTAGGGAATGTCCATCCTTAGTTATCTTCATGAAACAAGAGGAgctcacagtgagtggaggggaaGGGTCTGTTCTTACTTCTCACAGTgcatggagatatatatatatatatatatatatatatatatatatatatatatataccactgcCCATTAAATACCGAGTGTTTATGTATCATGATTCTATTGGGACCCGTACACACCGTGATCCCTCCTTGAATAACATATGACAAATGCGTTGGCTTGAGTTAGCCTTCACATTCTCTCTGCTCCAGCAGCGATCGGATCTTTTCACTGACCTTGTCCTCATCTATAACAGCCGGTAACAATAGTCCAGACACATAATAAAGTTCAGGGTTAGACGACTCAAAATGAGTTATAGCAGTAAAATTAGTCACATCAAAGACCTGCGATTGGCAATACACATACATGGCGATTCGTACCACTGCACGGGGGACACATATGCGTATTACCCAGAGACCCCGGTGGTGGTCAGCGCAGGAATAACACAGTCCAAGATGCATGGAAGTCCTCGAAGTACGACACACCCCAGTTATCTTATTTCTGTTTATTTTACAGTCCATAGACCCCACACAATAGCAGTTTGGGGTCAGATATGACGACTCACTTCACCCCTGATTCAGTCCTGTATACAACATTATAGAAACTAATGTTCACAGCGGTCGATGTATCTACTAAGAGCAAAACACTGGAGTTATTTCTATATTCCAAGCCCAACCTCATGTCTAGTTACACATCAATTGCAGAAAAGTGCAAACAATGTCTCACTATTGTGAATGGATGAAATGTGCTTTCTTGTATCTCGTTGAGCCTTGTTCTGCATGGATACAATTTCTCTCTTCATATCATTAAAGAAAAATAAGTCTAAtatcctaattacatcctagaaaacagatttgcatattccccataagTCTAATAGTCTTTCTTATAGAATGGTAAGTACTTGGGCACCTCCTGCAGCTTACAACATAGTCACTGCAGCATGTAATGAAATCACACCCTTCATGTTTTAAAGGGCCAAACCAACATAGAATTGATAAAATTGGCAGGACTGTATATGAATAGGTATAggcatgaggttttttttttaaaaaaactaagcGCAGTGAAATCTCTCCAGAAGATCAGTGTTTAAGAAGACCCCCTATTAGTGACAAATTGTTATATCGTTGCACCTCTCTCcaagcagacaaccccttttccaaccaaaaaatcaaaaaatgttgagTAAATTTTTTAGTGTATGCATGACGGGTCATCTATAAAGGTGTTATTTTCTATTGTAATGCTGCTGGTCTTGTCTGCAATGTAGAGGTGACTACTGCAAAGAAAACTTCTGCAGAGTTGGTAAGAGTGAGGTCAGAGTGAATATTGCAGGTTATAGTATTCCTTTTTATAAAATACAACATGCCCACTCTACCTCATGCAAAGTATCCGATGGACCCAAATCCTGCAGAAGTGTTTATTGCACCACTTGGAGCAATGGCTGCCCTGATCCACACCATGGGTTAATAGGGTTGTTTGAACAAATAGTTGCAGAGAAGCCCAACCAAGTGCAGCGCAGGTGAAAGCCTCTAGGGAAAAATGGCGCACAATGTTCTGGGTACACAAGGTAGATGGCCGACATCCATTACTAACAGCACTGCTATTGCAAGTATCATGCAGatgccacatactgtatacaggctgaTGCATGAGTATTAGATGCAAGGAATACGGCCATAGTGTCTCATCACTCACATTGGTGGTGTCACGACTAGAGATTTATTAACAAAGTCGAATTAAACAAGAAGGAAAATAGCATTTTACTAAATTGGCTCATTGGCAAAGATCAAACTGAGCTGCAGGCGAGAAGGATTGTCTGAACATGTCACAGAGGACCAAAGAAGTGAATGTGGAGAACGGTGAAGGAAGGACCGGAAGGTGGACTTGGCTACATGTGCTACAACCTGACATCTTATAGTCACACGGAGAGTGAAATCTCTCATATTAAGGGGAGACTTTCATGCCTTCACGTCTTCTGTCCTGACTTACTTTCCCACCTGTCTCACATTTCATCCTTGTGGTGCAGACCTGGAGCCGAGACTGTTATTTGGTGAATCAGTTACTGGTTACTgagatcaggggataatcatacacatcagggagagtgtgtggctACATGGgcatacagagacttacaagtcattcctgctccgctagggattctgggtaaaaaatatgcaaatctattctccaggatgtaattaggagaacagtgtctctgtatgccgccctctagagggcagcctccttaacatcatgcatgactcagttaataagcctactaacatgatgcggatttaattgccaaattagtatctctattccaaaaggaacagattcccagctatggacagtgtagcgcagggatactgagggatactccctgcgctatgctgaggaggtccaaaagaccgaaacagcgctgtccatagctgggaatctgttccttttggaatagaaatactaatttggcaattaaatccgcatcatgattgtagacttattaactgagtcatgcatgatgttaaggatgctgccctataGAGGgagcggcatacagagtgcactgttctcctaattacatcctggagaataatttgcatattttttaccctggtTACTGAGAGTGTAGCATGCATGTCACTGCCAGAACTGGACCACCGCTATGGGTGCTACAGGATGGCCATTCCAGTGGGACACTGGGAGAAGAACTGGTTAATTTATTTACTGTCCTTTAGGTGAATTTGCACCGTCACGAATGTTGTTCTTGTTTGGAACTCTGGTGGGACCAACTATTTTGACTCAAGTGAGTAGATGGAACAGCCCCTGTAGCAGGGTGCAGAGACCAAATGTCCAGGGTGTGGAGACCAAGCTGGAGTGTTTTAGTTTGACAACCTGTTATCTGGAAGTCAGATCATGTGAACAAAGACAGGCAAAGCTCACAAGGTTCGTTTCGACAAATAGTGAGATTTGCAACTTTGTTTTTTCATCTCTCCTCCTCCTTGGTCCCAAGAATATACAAATGTTTGGTGGGGGGCGAATTCTAAAAAAGTTGGGTTTGTGTAgaatctgaaacttttggaaaattcaggtcaaaaCCAGTTCTAACCAAATCGTTTCATCACAATCAGACAACATTATTGTGTTCTCTATTAACTTATTTGACTTCCTAATAGAGAAGAGGCTCTAAAGTTATCCCTAGCCATGGTGACGCCACGCAGAGTCTCTCTAAAGCTGCGCTCGGTGCGGCAGATTTACAAGGACTGGGGTAGATGTCAGGCACTCAGCTTCAGGAAAGTGGCGAGGGCGACCTAAAGGAGAaacaaattgcaatttttttggtGAATGGGACAAAATAAATATGCCTCAATGTGTATTGccagcatgtacaaatgtgtcagTTACCAAACGgtgtcacttcaaatagctgtatccCTGGTTTTATATCCACCAGAGTGGTTCTGGTGCCGTATGAGAGTCTTCGCTTTTATATGCCACCAAGATTCCAGTTTATATGGATAAAGAGATAACATtcccgactgtgtttttaactaaatATCTCTATTGTGATCTTGGTAGCTTATGAAAGCTGAAATCCCCTGATATTGGTGGTATACCACCGGAGATAGAGCCACGTGAAGTGAATCCCCTATACAGCTGCCTTGTACTGTATAGCCCTAGTATTTAGTATTTTGTCTTATGGAACCATAAGACATCGACACAACGTAACATTTATCATTATTGACATCTTACCTCTTGTGAGTGGCTTTGTAGACAACTGTGAATGTCATAGATGTAATAATGTTCCGTTCCTTTAGTctactttttatttgttttctatTCTGCCTTCAAAACAATAACCTCCTCTTCATCGCGGCGATCACATCCTTGTTTTTCAAGCTGTAGATCAGAGGGTTTAGTATTGGGACTGCGGCCGTATTAAACAAAGAAGAGAGCTTATTGGAGTCCAACTGGACAGATGAAATAGGTCGGAAGTATTGGTAAGTCAGAGTGCCGTAGAGAAGGGTGACCACGGTGAGGTGGGAAGAACATGTGTAGAAGGCTTTACGTCTGCCCATACTTGACCGTATCCTGAGTATGGTACTAATAATAAAAGCGTAAGATACAAAAGTGAGGACAAACGGGGTAAACGTTGCAAATAATAATCCTTCTAAGAATATATAGAGTTCCAAAATGGTGGTGTCGTTACAAGTAAGCTTCATGACGGCCATAATATCGCAGAAGAAATGGTTGACTTCCAATGATGAGTAACACGTAAACGATGAGATTTCTGAGAGACATGGTATGATGTTTAGAAAGCCCACAACCCAACTGGCCCCGGCCAGAAGTGAACAGATCTTGTGACCCATCACCTCATTGTATCTCAGTGGGTTGCAGATCGCAACATAACGGTCGTAACTCATCGCGGTCAGAATCAACAACTCATCACACGTCAAGGCTAAAAAGGAATACATCTGGGCAAAACAGCTGCCGAACGAAATGGTTCTATCTCCTGATAGGAACGTCACAAGAGCTTGATGTAGAGCTACGGTAGAACAAGACATGTCCATCATGGATAAGTTTACTAGGAAGAAGTACATCGGGGTGTGGAGATGATGGTCCAGGGTGACCAGGAGAACAATGGTCAAGTTACCTCCAAGGGTGACAAGGTAAATGAGGAGGACCAGGAGGAAGATTGGAAGTTGTAGCTCCTGGATATCGGATATACCTTTAATAACAAATTGTTTTCCCGTGGACTGGTTGGTGGGCTCCATTATACTTCACCGcaatccttattttttttttcttgttaaggCATCAAATTCCATAATATTAGACTTTGCTAAAAGTAGAAAGAAAACTTGGTTGCAGCAGTTTATGGTGGCGttgttgtattattatattaattattattatattattattactcttcTATTATTTTATACTGTGGTGGATTTCGAGTGATTTTAGGCCTTAAAATTTGATATTGGAATTTGCAAATATTTTATTggttgactggggttgagccgatcttgagatttcaggatcgtttttaaaatctgatttttgatcccaatcatgaaatttgctcaatcgccgatcgggatccgatctttcccgatcccgatcgctcaaccctagttactttatgtttatgggatAGGgaggagccgatcttgagatttcaggatcgtttttaaaatccaattttcaatcatttttcagccgatcccgatcctgaaatttgctcgatcaccgatcgggatacgATTTTTCCCGAtccggatcgctcaaccctatggtTGACGTGTATTTGGCttcagttacaaaaaaaaaaaaaaacttactaaaCTTCAGAAAACCCAGCGGAAGCCTGAGCAGATATTAGTTTCATGTCTGTACTACTTCTCTATGATTTTGCATTGTATATGTGACTATATTTCTACAGCTACAGCCGGAGGAGAGGCTTCCAGGGCTTTTTGGATTGGTTCACAGTGGCAGGGAACCTTTCagtctacagtgttgatccagagggaaGTAATCCAACCTATGAGGTCCTGCAGGCATAATAACAGGGCCTAATAGGTGGCCAAAATAGGGCGTTGCATAAATTCCAGGACTCGCTTCCTTTTCCCCATTACAGTGAATGTTTTTTTGTGATTCAGTCTATTGGATAATGACAAGACCTCTCCAGATATATTATGCACATAAGAAAAGGGTTTTTTATATTGTGCTCAATGGggctttttgccttcctctggatcaacactgtaggggactgtagggttataggttggactggtgtcttcatccaaccttatctatgTAACTATATTAATCCACTATGGCCGGCACATATTAATGGGGAAAAGGATTTTGatgccatatccacctcaaaatcctgaccaaaaagatggctcctattgtttttctgggagctggaacaaacaaaaagaagcaacatgctcattctttaggctaTTTCTATTTCGCCTcgcgaattggcctgaagacactccctcctctcgactaggcccattcattgggactaatccggagtggagtgcgttagagatgagcaagtactattcgaaaatcccgtttcgaatagcatgcacccataggaatgaatggacgcagccggcacgcagggggtgaaGCAGCCAGCCgtcagcaaagtctgcatgccggccacttctattcattcctaggggggcttgctattcgaaacagctgtttcgaatagtactcgctcatctctagagtgtGTGAttaagtcgcggctacccgtttttagtcggaacctgagtcggcctccgcttcaggttccggaccaaaaaaacccggtgtgaacttacccttaggggtagttcacatggagtaaacgcgcgctcattttggccaAATACACGTAAAGAATGCATGTGTAACAATAaaactccaattgacttcaatgacgttgtacacgtgtaaaaaaaatgtcattgaattcaataggagtcttatttttacatatgtattttgacaaaattcaTGAGCGTTTGCTCCttgtgaactaccccttagacaggctgtcaatcacacaggcaaggctaaggtTAACtatctgacctatccttcaagccacatattcaaaccctcaacacctcctgtcgcctccagctcaagaacatccaccgaatccgctccttcctcacccaggaaactaccaagatgcttgtccatgccctcataatctcccgcctagactactgcaacacccttctccatggactcccagcaaacaccctcgcccccctccagtccaccttaaactgtgctgctcgcttaatccacctcaccccccgctccccatcggctgctcccctctgccagtccctccactggctacctatagcccagcgaattgagttcaagctactaacatacaaagccatccacaacctgtcccctccatatatctctgacctcacctgtcccctccatatatctctgacctcatccacaacctgtcccctccatatatctctgacctcacctgtcccctccatatatctctgacctcatccacaacctgtcccctccatatatctctgacctcacctgtcccctccatatatctctgacctcatccacaacctgtcccctccatatatctctgacctcatccacaacctgtcccctccatatatctctgacctcatcctcacctgtcccctccatatatctctgacctcacctgtcccctccatatatctctgacctcatccacaacctgtcccctccatatatctctgacctcatcctcacctgtcccctccatatatctctgacctcatcctcacctgtcccctccatatatctctgacctcatcctcacctgtcccctccatatatctctgaactcatcctcacctgtcctctccatatatctctgacctcatactcacctgtcccctccatatatctctgacctcacctgtcccctccatatatctctgacctcatcctcacctgtcccctccatatatctctgacctcatcctcacctgtcccctccatatatctctgacctcatcctcacctgtcccctccatatatctctgacctcatactcacctgtcccctccatatatctctgacctcacctgtcccctccatatatctctgacctcatcctcacctgtcctctccatatatctctgacctcatactcacctgtcccctccatatatctctgacctcacctgtcccctccatatatctctgacctcatcctcacctgtcccctccatatatctctgacctcatcctcacctgtcctctccatatatctctgacctcatactcacctgtcccctccatatatctctgacctcacctgtcccctccatatatctctgacctcatcctcacctgtcccctccatatatctctgacctcatcctcacctgtcccctccatatatctctgacctcatcctcacctgtcct contains:
- the LOC142184630 gene encoding olfactory receptor 8D1-like, which produces MEPTNQSTGKQFVIKGISDIQELQLPIFLLVLLIYLVTLGGNLTIVLLVTLDHHLHTPMYFFLVNLSMMDMSCSTVALHQALVTFLSGDRTISFGSCFAQMYSFLALTCDELLILTAMSYDRYVAICNPLRYNEVMGHKICSLLAGASWVVGFLNIIPCLSEISSFTCYSSLEVNHFFCDIMAVMKLTCNDTTILELYIFLEGLLFATFTPFVLTFVSYAFIISTILRIRSSMGRRKAFYTCSSHLTVVTLLYGTLTYQYFRPISSVQLDSNKLSSLFNTAAVPILNPLIYSLKNKDVIAAMKRRLLF